A region from the Spiroplasma taiwanense CT-1 genome encodes:
- a CDS encoding DNA translocase FtsK has product MNDYNGQNNNSKDNDRTIAFTVQKKERKADSISWIVTALILFFINVMSVGRITIVGQFIDDILFTLPFGWFKYFLYLLFFILDFSIYFGIKFNPKKRFIAMVIITWFVMCWLISSILFIVANLTNSTDFNIENVWSNSILKDSIVSYVNNWYSHSLWKTTGDFIIAAPESYFTLWAGGGMIGTVLAGISSYTSIYGGLVICLFFFFINMLWIFTGDPFFIFKPKNKRIGKRLRILSLKQKNPLLYQNQKRHNNYKSIFKIINVSDDDTFDEKQILASMKESDITIELPSYNKHYNYNIYDDVKEDFYHDNFESNFFDENQFSNDHQNQSLNNSNLDFYNQNKGYIESNRGFSKVTEFDHDQKIYEAQERVANNLQKQESQNYVPRRSRLFENDLPAESKYGQISTEEARKEFEKESSVTPFGANGKTQEIISSKLNKDKKNSTLNNQITLEQFINEVEQEKQLEKRYENFQDYTSPMQDNFAKTIINNSNNNFYSRSQNNRTIEVNTSKAIEKEQYVNLGYQLPSIDILNPDLNNEKDQIELKTQADLKATTITNTFNQFGVKATVNHMNIGPSVTKFEILPAPGTKVNSITSLENDLKLALANQNVRIEAPIQGKAAVGIEVPNDKSLVVPLRSVIEKTPIQKMNSKLLFAIGKTVTGDLLFGELDKMPHLLVAGSTGSGKSVMINGIISSILMRAKPHEVKFLMVDPKKVELSIYSSIPHLLAPVISDMNIANNALKKVINEMERRYALFTQHSVKNIDGYNSKQKKPSTKLPYYVIIIDELADLMMTANKRDVEDSIMRLTQMARAAGIHLIVATQRPSTDVLTGVIKSNIPTRIAFAVASSIDSRTILDSTGAEKLIGRGDLLYMPPGSSSLTRAQGAYISDDEIEKLVKYCSNQQQQIFDEEFMRSNDEIQNNYTQSGNKDSMLEEIKLFVIKEQKASTSLIQRRFSIGYNRAAKIIDELEENGVIGPQNGAKPREVFIKNEDIY; this is encoded by the coding sequence GATCAAATTTAATCCTAAAAAAAGATTTATTGCAATGGTAATTATTACCTGATTTGTAATGTGTTGATTGATAAGTTCGATACTTTTTATTGTAGCAAATTTAACAAATTCAACTGATTTTAATATTGAAAATGTTTGGTCAAATTCAATTTTAAAAGATTCAATAGTTTCTTATGTTAATAATTGATATTCACATTCACTTTGAAAAACTACAGGTGATTTTATAATTGCTGCTCCTGAAAGTTATTTTACTTTATGAGCAGGTGGAGGTATGATTGGGACAGTATTGGCAGGAATATCTTCATATACTTCAATTTATGGAGGACTAGTAATTTGTCTTTTTTTCTTTTTTATAAATATGTTATGAATTTTTACAGGAGATCCATTTTTTATATTTAAACCAAAGAACAAAAGAATTGGTAAAAGGTTAAGAATTTTATCTTTAAAACAAAAAAATCCACTTTTATATCAAAATCAAAAAAGACATAATAATTATAAGAGTATTTTTAAAATTATAAATGTGAGTGATGATGATACTTTCGATGAAAAACAAATTTTAGCATCAATGAAGGAATCAGATATTACAATTGAATTACCAAGTTATAATAAACATTATAACTATAATATTTATGATGATGTAAAAGAAGATTTTTATCATGATAATTTTGAATCAAATTTTTTTGATGAAAATCAATTTAGTAATGATCACCAAAATCAAAGTTTAAATAATTCTAACTTGGATTTTTATAACCAAAATAAAGGCTATATTGAAAGTAATAGAGGATTTAGTAAAGTAACAGAATTTGATCATGATCAAAAAATATATGAAGCTCAAGAAAGAGTTGCCAATAATTTACAGAAACAAGAAAGCCAAAATTATGTTCCAAGAAGATCTCGATTATTTGAAAATGATTTACCTGCAGAAAGTAAATATGGACAAATTAGTACTGAGGAGGCAAGAAAGGAATTTGAAAAGGAATCTTCTGTTACACCTTTTGGTGCAAATGGTAAAACACAAGAAATTATTTCTTCAAAATTAAATAAAGATAAGAAAAATTCAACTTTAAATAATCAAATTACATTGGAGCAATTTATTAATGAAGTTGAGCAAGAAAAACAATTAGAAAAAAGATATGAAAATTTTCAAGATTATACTTCACCAATGCAAGATAATTTTGCAAAAACTATTATTAATAATTCAAATAATAATTTTTATTCACGAAGTCAAAATAATAGAACCATTGAAGTTAATACTTCAAAAGCAATTGAAAAAGAACAATATGTTAATCTTGGTTATCAACTTCCATCAATTGATATATTAAATCCTGATTTAAATAATGAAAAAGATCAAATTGAGTTAAAAACACAAGCTGATTTAAAAGCAACAACAATTACAAATACTTTTAATCAATTTGGTGTAAAAGCAACCGTTAATCATATGAATATTGGACCAAGTGTAACTAAATTTGAAATTCTTCCAGCACCTGGTACAAAAGTTAATAGTATTACTTCACTAGAAAATGACTTAAAATTAGCTCTTGCAAATCAAAATGTTAGAATTGAAGCACCAATTCAAGGGAAAGCTGCAGTTGGAATTGAAGTTCCAAATGATAAATCCTTAGTGGTACCTTTAAGAAGTGTTATAGAGAAAACTCCAATTCAAAAAATGAATTCAAAGTTATTATTTGCAATTGGTAAAACAGTTACAGGAGATTTACTATTTGGAGAATTGGATAAAATGCCTCACTTATTAGTTGCTGGTTCAACAGGGAGTGGAAAATCTGTTATGATTAATGGAATTATTTCATCAATTTTAATGAGAGCAAAACCACATGAAGTAAAATTTTTAATGGTAGATCCAAAAAAAGTGGAATTATCAATTTATTCTTCAATTCCACATTTACTAGCTCCAGTAATAAGTGATATGAATATTGCAAATAATGCACTTAAAAAAGTAATTAATGAAATGGAAAGACGTTATGCATTATTTACTCAACATAGTGTAAAAAATATTGACGGATATAATTCAAAACAAAAAAAACCTTCAACTAAATTGCCCTATTATGTAATTATTATTGATGAATTGGCAGATTTGATGATGACAGCAAATAAAAGAGATGTTGAAGATTCAATTATGAGATTAACTCAAATGGCTAGAGCAGCAGGTATACATTTAATTGTGGCAACTCAAAGACCCTCAACAGACGTTTTAACTGGTGTTATTAAGTCAAATATTCCAACGAGAATAGCTTTTGCTGTTGCTTCATCAATTGATTCTAGAACAATTTTGGATTCAACAGGAGCTGAAAAATTAATTGGAAGAGGAGATTTATTATATATGCCACCTGGAAGTTCTTCATTAACAAGGGCACAAGGAGCATATATTAGTGATGATGAAATTGAAAAATTAGTTAAATATTGTTCAAATCAACAACAACAAATTTTTGATGAAGAATTTATGAGATCAAATGATGAAATTCAAAATAATTACACTCAATCAGGCAATAAAGATTCAATGTTGGAAGAAATAAAATTATTTGTAATAAAAGAACAAAAAGCATCAACTAGTTTAATTCAAAGAAGATTTAGTATTGGGTATAATCGTGCAGCAAAAATTATTGATGAATTAGAAGAAAATGGAGTTATTGGTCCTCAAAATGGTGCAAAGCCAAGAGAAGTTTTTATTAAAAATGAAGACATTTATTAA